In the Methanothermobacter marburgensis str. Marburg genome, TGATGCCAAGGCCCTCTATCTCGGCTGCTATGGCCGGGATGTGGAGTGCACTGTTGGTTGACCCCCCAAGTGCAAGGTCCACCATCACCGCGTTCTCAAATGCCTCCCTGCTCATTATTTTCCTGGATTTAAGGTCTTCCTTCACCATTTCCACTATCCTCTGACCTGAGAGCCGTGCAATCTGCCTCTTTTTTGAGCTTACAGCATGGGCAGTTGCGCATCCAGGGAGGCTCATACCCAGGGCCTCTGTGAGGCAGGCCATGGTGTTGGCTGTGAAGAGTCCTGCACATGAACCTGGACCTGGACAGGCGCATCTTTCGAGTTCGGCGAGTTCATCCTCACTCATTTCACCTGCACTCACGGCACCCACACCCTCGTATACATTTATGAGGTCGACCTTCCTTCCCTGGAACTCTCCTGGCAGCATGGGGCCGCCGGTGACCACTATTGATGGTATGTCAAGTCTTGCAGCGGCCATCAGCATACCGGGGACTATCTTGTCACAGGTTGGAAGAAGGACAAGTCCGTCAAGGGCGTGGGCCATTGCCATGCTCTCCACGGTATCTGCGACTATTTCCCTTGATGCAAGGGAGTACTTCATGCCCTCATGGTTCATGGCTATCCCGTCGCATATGGCCATGGTGTTGAATTCAAATGCAACTCCACCTGCAGCGTTGATTCCAGCCCTGACCTCATCTGCAAGTTCTCGAAGGTGGAGGTGGCCTGGCACGATATCCGTGTAGCTGTTGGCTATCCCTATGAATGGCTTTTCAAAGTCCTGGTCTGTCAGGCCACATGCCCTGAGGAGGGAGCGGTGGGGCGCCCTCTGTATTCCCCTTTTTATGGTATCACTTTTCATAGAATCACCGTTATTATCATCACCCTGATTGTTATTAATTATCATGGAATAAATAATATTAATTTAACTGTCATATATTATAACATGGATTTCCCGGTAATTAAGTTTTTGATAGCCCTTGCCATAGGAGCCCTGGTGGGTATTGAGAGGGAAAGGCGGACCCAGGGGACTGAATTTGCGGGTATAAGGACCTTCATCCTGATATCACTCATGGGGGCCCTTTCAGCGTATCTATCAGGGATTTTCCCTCTGATGCTTCCTCTTGCCTTTCTGGGTCTGGTTGCCATAGTATCTGCAAGTTACATTGTGAGCACGAGGGATGATGGGGATATTGGAATAACAGGGGAGATCGCAGCGTTTATAACCTTCATGCTCGGGGCCATGTCTTTTTCAGGTGATTACAGGCTTGCAGCCATGCTTGCCATCATTGTAACGGCGCTCCTTGCCCTCAAAAGGTACATTCACATTGCCGTAAGGAGGATAAGTGAGAGGGAGATGATAGATACAATAAAATTCCTTGTAATAGCCTTTGTGATTCTCCCTCTTCTTCCGGATACATCACTTGGCCCCTGGGGGGTTTTCAACCCCTATCAGGTGTGGCTGATGGTTGTTTTCATATCAGCCATAAGCTATGCAGGTTACATTGCAATGAAGATAGCAGGGCCAGACAGGGGCCTTAGCGCCACCGGAATAATAGGGGGCCTGGTGTCAAGTACAGCTGTGGTTACGGCAATGGCAGGGCGCGTGAGGGAATCTGATGATCTCATAAGGCCGGCGGTGTTCGCGGCGGTTGTTTCAAGTTCAATGATGTTTTTCAGGATCCTGCTGGAGGTCTCCGTTATAAACCCCTCACTGATGGGGTACGTTGCACCCCCAATGCTTGCCATGGGGGTAACCGGCATGGCCCTGGGCGTTCTCTTCATGAGGTCACCATCAAAGATTGATCACGATATTAAAATTCAAAACCCATTCTCTGTTAAGCCCGCACTCATATTTGGGGCGCTTTTCCTGGCAATTCTGTTCCTATCCAAGGCAGCGAACGTCTACCTTGGTCGTGGAGGTGTTCTGGCAGCTGCTGTGATTTCTGGGGTTGCTGATGTGGATGCCATAACCGTGAGCATGTCTTTACTGGCAGCAGGGGGTTCTTTAAGTTCATCAACAGCTGCAGCTGCCATAACCCTCGCAGGAGTCTCAAACACAATTATAAAGGGAGGAATAGCCTTTGCACTTGGCACAAAAATGTTCGGGAAAAGGGTGGGGACCCTCTTCCTTGTCATTGTGCTCACGGGCCTCGTGGCGGTTGGCCTTATGGGAATCTAGTTTTTCTTCTGGATGGGTTTTTTTGGCGATATAGATACTCTTGGGGATCTGGTTCCTCTGGATTTTTTAGGCTTTAGGATGTTGGTACTGTCTTAATCAACCGCAAACTCATGACCTTATCATGGTGAGGAGCATCTTGAAGGGTTCCACAGCCATCACCGCATGGGGCTCATTGGCCGGCATTATTATCATCTCCCCTGCGGCCACACGGTTCTTCTCTCCACTTATTGTAATTTCCGCCTCACCCTCAATCACCTGGACCATGGCATCAAAGGGCGCGGTGTGTTCACTGAGACCCTGACCACTGTCAAAGGCAAAGAGGGTCACCGTACCGGTGTCCTTTCTGATGATCTCCCTGCTCACCACTGAATCGTCCTGGTAGTCAATCAGTTCATTCAGTTTCAGAACCTTTCCCTTAATCTCCATTTTTCATCACTCCATCATTTTCTTTATATCCTCTTCAGGGTCACCTATTGGTGTGAGTTCATATTTATCAACGAGCACATTTATGATGTCATCGTTGGCCCATCCAGGCAGTATGGGACCTATGTACATGCCCCTGAGGTTAAGTGATAGGAGGCTCCAGAGTATTGCAGCGGCCTTCTGCTCCATCCAGCTGAGGACTATGCTGAGGGGCAGCTCATTCACGTCCATACTGAAGAGGTTGCTCAGTGCCTCCACAAGCTCCACTGCCACTATGGAGTCGTTGCACTGGCCCAGGTCTATTAGCCGGGGAATTCCATCTATGTCACCCAGATCCATTGAGTTGAAACGGTACTTGCCGCAGGCCAGTGTGAGAACCACGGTATCCTCAGGGAGCTTCCTCACAAATTCGGTGTAGTACTTTGCCTGTGGCAGGGGTGAATCACAGCCACCAACAAGGAAGAACCTCCTGATTTTACCCTCCTCCACCAGTTCCTTTATTTTATCTGCAAGTGAGAGGATTGTTGAGAGCCCAAACCCTGTTGTTAGTGTCGCGGAGTCCTCCTCTTTAAGGGGTGGAAGCTCAAGGGCCTTCTCTATCACCGGGCTGAAGTCGTAGCCATCCACATGTTCAACCCCCGGGAGCCGGGCAACACCACAGGTGAACATCCTATCCCTGTAGCTGTCACGTGGAAGGAGCACACAGTTTGAGGTTCCAAGCACCGCGGCGCTGTAGCGTGAGAAGGTCTCCCTCTGGTCGAACCAGGGGCCGCCGAGCTGCCCGGCAAGGTGCGGGTACTTCCTGAGGCCAGGGTAACCATGGGCTGGGAGCAGCTCCGAGTGTGTGTACACATTCACACCGGAACCCTCAGTCTGCTTGAGCAGCTCTTCAAGCGCCTTCAGGCTGTGGCCTGTTGCTATTATGGCGGGACCATCAAGGGCCCCAACCCTAACCTCTGCGGGTTCAGGTTCCCCGTAGGTATCCATGTGGGCCTTCTTGAGGAGCTTCATGGTCCTCAGGTTCATCTCACCAGCCTCAAGGGCTAGGCTTACGAATTCCTCTGCATCGAAGTTCACGTTGGTGAGTGTTGAGTAGAATCCCCTCTCAAGGAAGGCATCCACAACTTCATCGGTGTATCCAAGTTCCCGGGCATGGTAGAGGTAGGCCGAGATACCCTTAATTGCAAATAAAAGGTTGTCCTGGAGTCTTGCAACGGTCGCTTCCTTTCCACAGACTCCCTTTACTGTGCAGGCCCTTCCACGGACGGTCTGGGAGCACTGGTAGCAGAACATGTCTATATCCTCTGGCCTCACGCGCCTCACCTCACCCCTGAGGGGCTCAAACTGGTCCTTCCCCACATTGCAGACCGGGCAGAGCCAGTCCTCTGGAAGTTCCTGGAAGGGCGTTCCAGGTTTTATACCTGATGTGGGGTCACCCACCTCAGGGTCGTATATGTAGTCACATACCTTGCAGCGGTACTTCATTTCAATCACCATATTAAAAACTGACAGCAAATTATATATAGATTTTGTCACTATTTGAGTATAAAATGTAACAAACAGGTGTCTGGATGGAACGGAAGGTAATGAAAGCACTTAGACTCATGGGACTTACAGACTATCAGGCGGCTGCATACACCGCAATGGTATCATTGGTATCTGCAGGGGCCTCCGATGTGGCCGAGGCATCAGGAATCCCAAGGTCAAGGATCTATGAGGTGCTGAGGCAGCTTTCAGACAGGGGATTTGTGGAGGTGGAGCGCGGCAAACCCCTCAGGTACCATGTGGTTCCCCCTGCAGAGGTTTTCAGGAGGGAAAAGAAGAGAATAATGAAGGAACTGGATGAGGCCATGAACCAGCTCAGGCGAACCTACGAGGACCAGGTTGCGAGGGTACCGGCCCCGGTATGGCTCATACACGGACAGGAGAAGATAATGAAGAAGGAAATCGAGATCATATCAAGGACCAGGTCCGAACTCAAAATGAGGATGGGTTTCATATTCCGGGATGAGCTGAGGGAGCTGCGCCCTGCAATTGAGAGGATAGTGGATAGAGGTGCTGATGTAAGGATAATGGCCCCTGAGGACCTTGATCTGCCATGTGAGGTGAGGGTCGTGAGCATGCCGCCTGTTCGAATGTTTGTGAGGGATTCAGGGGAGATGATGTGGATATTCTCCAGGTTCACACCTGAAGGGTCCCCGATACCTGAGACTGCAATGGGTATATGGAACCAGTACCCTGAGATAGCAGAGAACTACTCGAGGATATTTGACAGCATATGGTATGGTGAATCCTATGGGGGGGCAGGAGGTATCTAGCCACACCATTTACGCAGTAATCTGCCGGGTCTTAAGCACTTAATCCCTGGATACAGTGTTGTGGAGTCTTCTATCATTCCCCTTCACATAGGCAATATTTAAAAACCTTCGCCCTTAAAACAATAACATTATATTATTCTTACAAGGTGATGGCATGAGGATACTGTTAATTCACTCTGATTACCTGGAATACGAGACAAAGAACAAAACAGGGATAGCGGAGGAAATACCTGAAGATAAAATGAAGGGACACTTCACCGAGTCCCTTGTGGTCTTCACAGCGGTGGAGGCTGAGGATGAGGAGAACCCGGATTCAGTCATTGAAAATGCGGTAAATGAAATAGTAAGGGTTTTTGGCGACGTTAAGGCTGATAATGTGGTTATATATCCATATGCGCACCTCAGCTCCTCACTGAGCTCCCCAAAGACAGCCCGCAGGGTTCTTGAGGGAATGGAGGAGGCACTGAGGGAGCGGGGACTTGAGGTCTCAAGGGTCCCCTTCGGCTGGTACAAGGCGTTCAGAATATCCTGCAAGGGCCACCCGCTATCGGAGCTCTCAAGGACCATAAGGCCGGAGCCCCTCAAAGAGGAGGAGGAATCAGAGGAATCAGAGTGGTTCATACTCCATAGGGGCCAGAAAATCAGACCGGAGGAATTCGACTTCACCAGCAGGGACCTTGAAAACCTTGTGAAGTATGAACTGGGTGAGCTTGAATCATCCGGCGAGGAGCCACCACACGTTAGACTCATGAGGGAGAAGGGCCTGGCGGATTATGAGCCATCAGCCGATGTGGGACACCTCAGATGGTACCCCCGGGGAAGGCTGATAAGGGATCTTCTTGCAGACTACGTTTACATGCTCGTAACCAGTGAGGGGGCCATGCCGGTTGAGACCCCCATAATGTATGACCTTGAGGACGAGGCCATCAGGGTCCATGCAGAGAAGTTCGGTGAAAGGCAGTACAGAATGAAGAACAAGAAGGAACTCATGCTGCGATACGCATGCTGCTTTGGGGCCTTCAGGATACTCTCAGATTCCTTCCTCACATGGAAGAATCTCCCCGCCTCAATATATGAGCTCTCCACCTACAGCTTCAGGCTTGAGAAGAAGGGTGAGGTGGTTGGCCTCAAAAGGCTCAGGGGCTTTACAATGCCCGACCTTCACACTGTATGCGCCGACCTTGAACAGGCCCTCACCGAGTTTGCAGGGCAGGTGGAGATGTGCATGAAGACCGGTGAGGACCTCCAGGTGAACTATGAGGTGATATTCAGGGCCACCAGGGAGTTCTATGAGGAGTACTCTGACTGGGTGCACTCAGTGGCCGATAGGATAGGGAAACCGATACTACTTGAACTTCTGCCCTCAAGGAAGCACTACTGGATTGCCAAGATGGACTTTGCAGCCATAGATTACCTTGGAAGGCCAATAGAGAATCCAACAGTGCAGATAGATGTTGAGAGCGGGGAACGATTCGGCATAACCTATGTTAACAGTGATGAGGAGGAGGTCAACCCCATAATCCTCCACTGCAGCCCAACAGGAAGCATAGAGAGGGTTATCTGCAGTTTACTTGAAAAGACGGCCATTGAGATGGATGAGAAACCACCCATGCTACCTGTCTGGCTTTCACCGACACAGGTAAGGGTGCTTCCAATTGCCGAGCGCCACCTTGAATTTGCAGAGTCCCTTGTATCAGAGATGACTGCAAATGATGTGAGGGCGGACCTTGATGACAGGGCAGAGACCCTTGGTAAGAAGATAAGGAACGCTGCCCAGGACTGGGTACCCTATGTTGTGGTTGTGGGTGACAGCGAACTGGAGGGCAAACTCACAGTTAACATCAGGAGCACAGGTGAAAAGGTTCAGATGGATCTCCAGGAGCTCATCGAACTCGTCAGATCAGAGACCCGGGGGATGCCATTCAGAAGGCTGCCCCTCCCTGTCAGGCTTTCAGAGAGAATCAACTTCTAAAAATATTTTTTGACCCATCTTCTTATAAGTTATAACTTATAAGATATAATTTATAAGTTCTAAATTCTAAGTTCCAAGTGATCATCCTAAATCAGGTGATTAAATGGGAGAGATAATTTCAATCATAAACCAGAAGGGGGGCTGTGGCAAGACAACAACCGCAGTGAACCTCTCGGCAGCCCTTTCACTACTTGAGAGGAAGGTGCTGGTGGTTGACATGGACCCCCAGGGTAACGCAACAACAGGGTTCGGTGTGAATAAATCTGAACTGGACTCAACCATCTACACAGTACTCAGCAGAAAGGCATCCCTCACGGATGTGATACTGCCCGCCGAACTTGAGGACCTGTACCTTGCACCGAGCAACATATCCCTCAGCGGTGCAGAAATCGAACTCAGCAGCGAGATAGGATACCACGCCATCCTCAAGGAGGCCCTGGGGGATGTGAGGGATGAATTCGACTACATATTCATAGACGCCCCGCCCTCACTTGGGATCCTCACACTCAACGCCCTAGTGGCATCCGACAGCGTCATAATACCGATACAGGCAGAGTACTATGCCCTGGAGGGAATGGCCGATCTCCTAAGGACAATGAACCTTGTTGAGGAACGTCTCCAGAGCCCCTGCCCCATAAAGGGGATACTCATAACCCTCTACGACTCCAGGACACGCCTTGCAAGGGACGTGCAGAGGGAGGTTGAAAGGTTCTTTGGTGAAAGGGAGAATATCTTCAGAACAAGGATACCGAGAAACGTACGCCTTGCAGAGGCCCCCAGCCATGGAAAACCATGCATCACCTATGACCCTGAAAGCACAGGAACGGGGGCCTACATGAAACTCGCAGCCGAAATACTGGATATGGAGTGATATGATGACACAGAAGAAGGGCCTTGGAATGGGACTCGATGCACTCATCCAGTCAAGGACAAGGAAGGAATTGAAGGAGACCTCCGACTCAGTGGGTGGAGATGTGCAGGTTGAGGCTGTTATAAGGGAGGTTAAACGCAACCCCCGCATAACCCTCTGGTCTGCAAGGTCTGCAGCGGTACTCAGGTACCTGAAAAAGACACAGCC is a window encoding:
- the ilvD gene encoding dihydroxy-acid dehydratase, with protein sequence MKSDTIKRGIQRAPHRSLLRACGLTDQDFEKPFIGIANSYTDIVPGHLHLRELADEVRAGINAAGGVAFEFNTMAICDGIAMNHEGMKYSLASREIVADTVESMAMAHALDGLVLLPTCDKIVPGMLMAAARLDIPSIVVTGGPMLPGEFQGRKVDLINVYEGVGAVSAGEMSEDELAELERCACPGPGSCAGLFTANTMACLTEALGMSLPGCATAHAVSSKKRQIARLSGQRIVEMVKEDLKSRKIMSREAFENAVMVDLALGGSTNSALHIPAIAAEIEGLGINLDVFDELSRRIPHIASISPAGEHMMIDLDRAGGIQAVMKTLRNHLNTSCITCTGKTVAENMKDARVMDTTVIRPLDDPVHHEGGLAILRGNLAPRGSVVKQGAVAEDMMVHEGPARVFESEDECVEAIFGGEIAEGDVIVIRYEGPKGGPGMREMLNPTSAIAGMGLERVALITDGRFSGGTRGPCVGHVSPEAMEDGPIAAVRDGDTIRIDIPSRKLEVDLTEDEIRRRIESAEKPERHVKGWLARYRKLAGSADTGAILR
- a CDS encoding MgtC/SapB family protein; translation: MDFPVIKFLIALAIGALVGIERERRTQGTEFAGIRTFILISLMGALSAYLSGIFPLMLPLAFLGLVAIVSASYIVSTRDDGDIGITGEIAAFITFMLGAMSFSGDYRLAAMLAIIVTALLALKRYIHIAVRRISEREMIDTIKFLVIAFVILPLLPDTSLGPWGVFNPYQVWLMVVFISAISYAGYIAMKIAGPDRGLSATGIIGGLVSSTAVVTAMAGRVRESDDLIRPAVFAAVVSSSMMFFRILLEVSVINPSLMGYVAPPMLAMGVTGMALGVLFMRSPSKIDHDIKIQNPFSVKPALIFGALFLAILFLSKAANVYLGRGGVLAAAVISGVADVDAITVSMSLLAAGGSLSSSTAAAAITLAGVSNTIIKGGIAFALGTKMFGKRVGTLFLVIVLTGLVAVGLMGI
- a CDS encoding cupin domain-containing protein, encoding MEIKGKVLKLNELIDYQDDSVVSREIIRKDTGTVTLFAFDSGQGLSEHTAPFDAMVQVIEGEAEITISGEKNRVAAGEMIIMPANEPHAVMAVEPFKMLLTMIRS
- the hcp gene encoding hydroxylamine reductase; its protein translation is MKYRCKVCDYIYDPEVGDPTSGIKPGTPFQELPEDWLCPVCNVGKDQFEPLRGEVRRVRPEDIDMFCYQCSQTVRGRACTVKGVCGKEATVARLQDNLLFAIKGISAYLYHARELGYTDEVVDAFLERGFYSTLTNVNFDAEEFVSLALEAGEMNLRTMKLLKKAHMDTYGEPEPAEVRVGALDGPAIIATGHSLKALEELLKQTEGSGVNVYTHSELLPAHGYPGLRKYPHLAGQLGGPWFDQRETFSRYSAAVLGTSNCVLLPRDSYRDRMFTCGVARLPGVEHVDGYDFSPVIEKALELPPLKEEDSATLTTGFGLSTILSLADKIKELVEEGKIRRFFLVGGCDSPLPQAKYYTEFVRKLPEDTVVLTLACGKYRFNSMDLGDIDGIPRLIDLGQCNDSIVAVELVEALSNLFSMDVNELPLSIVLSWMEQKAAAILWSLLSLNLRGMYIGPILPGWANDDIINVLVDKYELTPIGDPEEDIKKMME
- a CDS encoding TrmB family transcriptional regulator, with the protein product MERKVMKALRLMGLTDYQAAAYTAMVSLVSAGASDVAEASGIPRSRIYEVLRQLSDRGFVEVERGKPLRYHVVPPAEVFRREKKRIMKELDEAMNQLRRTYEDQVARVPAPVWLIHGQEKIMKKEIEIISRTRSELKMRMGFIFRDELRELRPAIERIVDRGADVRIMAPEDLDLPCEVRVVSMPPVRMFVRDSGEMMWIFSRFTPEGSPIPETAMGIWNQYPEIAENYSRIFDSIWYGESYGGAGGI
- a CDS encoding threonine--tRNA ligase: MRILLIHSDYLEYETKNKTGIAEEIPEDKMKGHFTESLVVFTAVEAEDEENPDSVIENAVNEIVRVFGDVKADNVVIYPYAHLSSSLSSPKTARRVLEGMEEALRERGLEVSRVPFGWYKAFRISCKGHPLSELSRTIRPEPLKEEEESEESEWFILHRGQKIRPEEFDFTSRDLENLVKYELGELESSGEEPPHVRLMREKGLADYEPSADVGHLRWYPRGRLIRDLLADYVYMLVTSEGAMPVETPIMYDLEDEAIRVHAEKFGERQYRMKNKKELMLRYACCFGAFRILSDSFLTWKNLPASIYELSTYSFRLEKKGEVVGLKRLRGFTMPDLHTVCADLEQALTEFAGQVEMCMKTGEDLQVNYEVIFRATREFYEEYSDWVHSVADRIGKPILLELLPSRKHYWIAKMDFAAIDYLGRPIENPTVQIDVESGERFGITYVNSDEEEVNPIILHCSPTGSIERVICSLLEKTAIEMDEKPPMLPVWLSPTQVRVLPIAERHLEFAESLVSEMTANDVRADLDDRAETLGKKIRNAAQDWVPYVVVVGDSELEGKLTVNIRSTGEKVQMDLQELIELVRSETRGMPFRRLPLPVRLSERINF
- a CDS encoding ParA family protein; translation: MGEIISIINQKGGCGKTTTAVNLSAALSLLERKVLVVDMDPQGNATTGFGVNKSELDSTIYTVLSRKASLTDVILPAELEDLYLAPSNISLSGAEIELSSEIGYHAILKEALGDVRDEFDYIFIDAPPSLGILTLNALVASDSVIIPIQAEYYALEGMADLLRTMNLVEERLQSPCPIKGILITLYDSRTRLARDVQREVERFFGERENIFRTRIPRNVRLAEAPSHGKPCITYDPESTGTGAYMKLAAEILDME